In Cellulomonas sp. Y8, the genomic stretch GGCGGCCTGCGCTACGCGCCGGGCGTCGACATCGACGAGGTCCGGGCTCTGGCGATGTGGATGACCTGGAAGTGCGCGGTCGTCGAGCTGCCGTACGGCGGCGCCAAGGGCGGCGTGGCCATCGACCCGCGCGGCTACTCCCCCGCCGAGCTCGAGCGCGTGACCCGGCGGTACACCTCCGAGGTGATGCCGATCATCGGCCCGGAGCGGGACATCATGGCGCCCGACGTCGGCACGACCGAGCAGACGATGAGCTGGGTGATGGACACGTACTCGGTGAACTCCGGGTACACGATCCCGGCCGTCGTCACCGGCAAGCCGCTCGCCGTCGGCGGGTCGCTCGGCCGGGCGACCGCCACCTCCCGCGGCGTCGTGCACGCGACCGCCGCCGCGCTGGCCGACGCCGGGACGGAGCTGTCCGAGGTGACGGCCGCGGTGCAGGGCTTCGGCAAGGTCGGCTCGCACGCGGCGCGGTTCCTCGCGGAGGGCGGTGCGCGCGTCGTCGCCGTCAGCGACCAGTACGGCGGCGTGCACCACCCGGGGGGCCTGGACGTGGCCGCGCTGCACACCCACGTCGCCGAGACCGGGTCGGTGGTCGACTTCCCCGGCGCGGACCCGCTGACCAACGCGGAGCTGCTGGCGCTCGACGTCGACGTGCTGATCCCCGCCGCGACCGAGGACGTGCTGGACGAGGACGCCGCCGCGGCGGTCAAGGCCCGCTGGGTGGTGGAGGGCGCGAACGGCCCGACGACCAGCGCGGGCGACCGGGTGCTCGCCGACCGCGGGATCACCGTCGTCCCGGACATCCTCGCGAACGCCGGCGGCGTGGTGGTGGTGTCGTACTTCGAGTGGGTGCAGGCGCAGCAGGCGTACTGGTGGACCGAGCGCGAGATCGAGGACCGGCTGGAGCAGCGGATGCGCTCCGCCTACGCCGCCGTGGCGCAGCGGGCCCGGGCCGACGGCATCACGCTGCGGGACGCCGCGCTGGTGATCGGGGTGCGGCGGGTGGCCGAGGCGCACCAGCTCCGGGGGCTGTACCCCTGACCGGCGCCGCGGCGGGGCGTGTGACGCGGGACGCGGCCGGCCCCGGGAAGTCCCCGGGCGCCGGCCGCGTTGCGCCTGAGGTGAGCACCCCCGACGCCGCCCGCGCGCACCAGCCCGTCGTCCGCCCCGAGGTCCCCCTGTCCGTGCTGGACCTGTCCCCCGTCGGGACGGGCGCCACCAGCGCCGACGCGCTCGCCGACTCCACCACGCTCGCCCGGCGCGCGCCGACGCCCTGGGCTACCGCCGGTTCTGGGTCGCCGAGCACCACAGCATGCCCGCGGTCGCGTCGACCTCCCCCGGCGTGCTGCTCGCGCACCTCGCCGCGTCGACCGAGCGGATCCGGGTCGGCTCCGGCGGCGTCATGCTGCCGAACCACCCGCCGCTGGTGATCGCCGAGCAGTTCGCGATGCTGGAGGCGCTGCACCCGGGCCGGGTCGACCTGGGCATCGGCCGCGCGCCGGGCGCCGACCCGATGACCGCCGCCGCGCTGCGCCGCACCGTCGAGGGCCTGGGCGCCGAGGACTTCCCGGCCGAGCTGCTCGACGTGCTGCACCTGCTGGGCCAGCTGCCCGCCGGCCGCGCCGCGTCCGCCGTCGCGCAGCGGCTGCGCGCCACCCCGGTGCCGGCCGGCACGCCCGAGGTGTGGCTGCTGGGGCTCGTCGACGTTCAGCGCGCAGCTCGCCGGCGAGCTCGGCCTGCCGTTCTCGTACGCGCACCACTTCGGCACCGGCATCACGACCACGGCCGCCGAGGTCTACCGGTCGGCGTTCCGCCCGTCCGCGGTGCTGGACGCCCCGCACCTCATGGTGTCGGCGTCGGTGATCGTGGCCGAGTCGGAGGAGCGGGCGCAGTGGCTCGCCGGGCCGTCGAAGGTCATGGCGCTGCGGCTGCGGAGCCGGGGCGCGCTCGCGCCGATCGAGACGCCGGAGGACGCCGAGAAGCTGCTCGCGGACCTCGACCCGGTGCAGGCGGCGGAGTTCTTCGCGAAGGTGGCCGGCACGCAGATCGCGACCACGGCGGAGCCTGCCGCCGCCGCCCTGCGCGAGCTCGTGGAGCGCACCGGCGCGGACGAGCTGATCGTCACGGCGACCACCCACGCGGTCGAGGACCGCATCGCGACCCTGGAGGCCCTGGCCGCCGCCTGGTGACACCGCCGGAGCGCCGAGCCAGTCGCCCGCCGCCGCCGGCCCGCGGCCGTCGCCCGCGCGCTCTACGCCTTCCGGTCCCGCCCCCTCCGATCGGAGGCGGCAGGGCCGGAGAGCGTAGGCCGCGCGCAGAGGCGGCCCGGGTGGCCGGACGCCGAGCGCGGCCATCCGCGGCGAGCGCGGTGGCTCGAGCTGCCGCGCTGGGCGGGAGCTGGCGCGCTCGCCGGGAGGTACCGCGCTCGGCGGGCCGCGGCGCGCGGTGGCAGGATCGATGCCATGGACGAGGTCGTCGGGCGCACGTGGCGGTTCACCGAGGTCGCGGGCGTGCCGCTCGACGACGGTCCGGAGCGCGCGCACCCGGCGCTGACGTTCTCCGGGGACGGCCAGGTCTACGGCACCGGCGGGGTGAACCGGCTGCGCGGCACCTGGTCCTTCGCCCCGGACGGTGGCGACGCGGACCCGGGCGGCCCCGCGGCCGACCCGGGCCGGCCCGCGCCGGCCGACGCCGCGCCCGGCACCCGCACCGGCACGCTGACGTTCGGCCCCGTGGTGACCACGCTCATGGCCGGCACGCCCGAGCACATGGCCCGGGAGCGGGCGGTGCTCGACCTGCTGGCCCACCCCGTGCGCGCGGCCGTGGCCGACGGCGCGCTGGTGCTCGTCGACGGCGAGGGGCGGGTCAGCCGCCTGCTGCCCGCCCCCGCCGAGGACTCCGTCTAGTCGACGCGCCCGGTCAGGCGCGCGGCTGCCGCTCCGCCCAGTCCGCGAGCTCGACGCGCGGGCCGGTGTAGAACGGCACCTCCTCGCGCACGTGCCGGCGGGCGCCGGTGGCGCGCAGGTCGCGCATGAGGTCGACGATGCGGTGCAGCTCGTCCGCCTCGAACCCGAGGATCCACTCGTAGTCGCCGAGCGCGAACGACGACAGCGTGTTGGCGCGGACGTCGGCGTAGTCCCGGGCGGCGTGGCCGTGCTCCCGGAGCAGCTCGCGGCGCTCCTCGTCGGACAGCAGGTACCACTCGTAGGACCGGACGAACGGGTACACGCACAGGTAGTCGCGCGGCTCCTCGCCGGCCAGGAACGCCGGGACGTGGCCGCGGTTGAACTCGGCCGGGCGGTGCATCGCCGCGACGGACCACACGGGCAGCAGGTGCGCGCCGAGCTCGCTGGCACGGAGCCGGTGGAACGCCTCCTGCACGGCCTCGATCGTCGGGGCCCACCACCAGACCATGAGGTCCGCGTCGGCGCGCAGGCCGGCGACGTCGTACCAGCCGCGGACGACCAGGCCCTCGGGGGCGTCGGGGCCGGTCAGCGCGGCGAGCGCGTCCTCGACGTAGCGTTTCCGCTCGACACCGTCGGCCGGCAGCGGCTCCGTGGTCTCGAACACCGCGTACATCGCGTACCGGATCGAGGCGTTGATCTCGTCGGCGGTCTCGGGGCTGTGCCCGCCGACCGGCGGCGTCGTGGTGCTCATCGTGCTGCTGCTCCCTCGCTGGTGTCGTCCGCTCGCTGCTGGTTGATCGTGGGCAGGCCCGTGTCGACGCCGGCGCGCTGGAAGCAGCAGCCGACGGCGCACCGGTCGGGCCAGGCGCCGAGCACGCCGACGGTCGCCCGGTCGGGGTCCTCGCCGCGCTCGGCGGCGGCGCGCTCGAGCATCAGGTCGACCAGACCGGCGACGAACGGGGCCCGGGTGGACGCCGAGCCCGCGCGGACGGCGGTGACGCCGAGGTCCTTCGCGGTGGCCATCGCCTCGGTGTCGAGGTCGTAGGCGACCTCCATGTGGTCGGACACGAAGCCGATCGGCGACATGACGACCGCGGTGGTGCCGGCCTCCGCCCGCTCGGCGAGCACGTCGTTGATGTCGGGCTCGAGCCACGGCTGCGACGGCGGGCCGGAGCGCGAGCAGAACGCCAGGCTCCAGTCCGGCGAGACCCCGAGCTCGGCGGCGACCAGCTGCACCACCTCGCGGCAGGCGTCCTGGTGCTGGGCCTGGTACCCGGGGCGGGCGGCGGCGGAGCCGGCCTCCATCGCGAGCGGGATCGAGTGCGTGACGAACAGCAGCGGCGCCTCGGCCGCCACCTCGGCGACCGGCCGGCCGACCTGCGCGGCGAGCTCGGTGAACGCCTCGACCACGGCGTCGGCGTTGGCGCGCACGAAGCCCGGGTGGTTGAAGTAGTGCCGCAGCTTGTCGACCTGGACGCCCGCGGCGGCCTCGGCGTCGGAGCAGCCGTCCGCCTCCCCCGCCACGCCCGCGAGCGCCGCGGCGACGTGCTCACGGTACTGCCGGCAGCCGGAGTAGGACCCGTAGGCGCTGGTGACGACCGCGAGCACGCGGGACGTGCCGCGCTCGCGCAGGTCCGCCAGGGCGCCGTCGGTGTAGGGCTCCCAGTTGCGGTTGCCCCACGCGAGCGGGGTGTCGATGCCGCGCGCGTCGAGCTCGGCGCGCAGGGCGGCGAGCAGCTCGCGGTTCTGGTCGTTGATCGGGCTGCGGCCGCCGAACAGCGCGTAGTGCTGGCTGACCTCGACCAGGCGCTCCTCGGGGATGCCCTTGCCGCGGGTCACGTTGCGCATGAACGGCAGGACGTCCTCGGGCTTCTCCGGGCCGCCGAACGAGAGGAGGAGGAGGGCGTCGTACGGTGCGAGCGACGACGCCGTCACGGTG encodes the following:
- a CDS encoding Glu/Leu/Phe/Val dehydrogenase — protein: MTATAPTGTSPSPTPATPAPRTSSPLTTALAQLSSAVDLLGYDDGLHQMLATPRRELHVAVPLRRDDGRIELLSGYRVQHNISRGPGKGGLRYAPGVDIDEVRALAMWMTWKCAVVELPYGGAKGGVAIDPRGYSPAELERVTRRYTSEVMPIIGPERDIMAPDVGTTEQTMSWVMDTYSVNSGYTIPAVVTGKPLAVGGSLGRATATSRGVVHATAAALADAGTELSEVTAAVQGFGKVGSHAARFLAEGGARVVAVSDQYGGVHHPGGLDVAALHTHVAETGSVVDFPGADPLTNAELLALDVDVLIPAATEDVLDEDAAAAVKARWVVEGANGPTTSAGDRVLADRGITVVPDILANAGGVVVVSYFEWVQAQQAYWWTEREIEDRLEQRMRSAYAAVAQRARADGITLRDAALVIGVRRVAEAHQLRGLYP
- a CDS encoding META domain-containing protein; amino-acid sequence: MDEVVGRTWRFTEVAGVPLDDGPERAHPALTFSGDGQVYGTGGVNRLRGTWSFAPDGGDADPGGPAADPGRPAPADAAPGTRTGTLTFGPVVTTLMAGTPEHMARERAVLDLLAHPVRAAVADGALVLVDGEGRVSRLLPAPAEDSV
- the hemQ gene encoding hydrogen peroxide-dependent heme synthase; its protein translation is MSTTTPPVGGHSPETADEINASIRYAMYAVFETTEPLPADGVERKRYVEDALAALTGPDAPEGLVVRGWYDVAGLRADADLMVWWWAPTIEAVQEAFHRLRASELGAHLLPVWSVAAMHRPAEFNRGHVPAFLAGEEPRDYLCVYPFVRSYEWYLLSDEERRELLREHGHAARDYADVRANTLSSFALGDYEWILGFEADELHRIVDLMRDLRATGARRHVREEVPFYTGPRVELADWAERQPRA
- a CDS encoding ferrochelatase produces the protein MSSPTVTASSLAPYDALLLLSFGGPEKPEDVLPFMRNVTRGKGIPEERLVEVSQHYALFGGRSPINDQNRELLAALRAELDARGIDTPLAWGNRNWEPYTDGALADLRERGTSRVLAVVTSAYGSYSGCRQYREHVAAALAGVAGEADGCSDAEAAAGVQVDKLRHYFNHPGFVRANADAVVEAFTELAAQVGRPVAEVAAEAPLLFVTHSIPLAMEAGSAAARPGYQAQHQDACREVVQLVAAELGVSPDWSLAFCSRSGPPSQPWLEPDINDVLAERAEAGTTAVVMSPIGFVSDHMEVAYDLDTEAMATAKDLGVTAVRAGSASTRAPFVAGLVDLMLERAAAERGEDPDRATVGVLGAWPDRCAVGCCFQRAGVDTGLPTINQQRADDTSEGAAAR